Proteins found in one Rhinolophus ferrumequinum isolate MPI-CBG mRhiFer1 chromosome 9, mRhiFer1_v1.p, whole genome shotgun sequence genomic segment:
- the FAM8A1 gene encoding protein FAM8A1, producing the protein MAEGPDEARGRPPGQGDGGGDQEPVASLTGPPAAAPHPWDEPQAEPQSPDRPPAAGLASTTAAAEESEPQREPVKRGDAISSSGAGLPEPAGCESPEAAAPRDKPARLSAREYSRQVHEWLWQSYCGYLTWHSGLAAFPAYCGPQPSPLSYPSGGGTNAPQTAAPSPLQLGYYNPFYFLSAAAAGPDPGATPGISTPAPVTGLGPRAPHVQGSVRATPVTRVGSAAPSRTPSENGRQAGREYVIPSLVHRFMAEMVDFFILFFIKATIVLSIMHLSGIKDISKFAMHYIIEEIDEDTSMEDLQKMMVVALIYRLLVCFYEIICIWGAGGATPGKFLLGLRVVTCDTSVLIAPSRVLVIPSSNVSITTSTIRALIKNFSIASFFPAFITLLFFQHNRTAYDIVAGTIVVKRNGVR; encoded by the exons ATGGCAGAGGGGCCGGATGAGGCCCGAGGCCGCCCTCCCGGGCAGGGCGACGGTGGAGGGGACCAAGAGCCCGTCGCTTCTCTGACAGGCCCTCCTGCCGCCGCCCCGCATCCCTGGGACGAGCCGCAGGCCGAACCACAGTCCCCGGACCGGCCCCCAGCCGCGGGCCTCGCCTCCACCACGGCCGCCGCCGAGGAGTCGGAGCCACAGCGCGAGCCTGTGAAGCGCGGGGACGCGATATCCAGCTCCGGGGCAGGGCTGCCCGAGCCGGCGGGCTGCGAGTCGCCGGAGGCCGCGGCGCCGCGGGACAAACCCGCGCGGCTGAGCGCCCGCGAGTACTCCCGGCAGGTGCACGAGTGGTTGTGGCAGTCTTACTGCGGCTACCTCACCTGGCACAGCGGCCTGGCCGCCTTCCCAGCTTACTGTGGCCCCCAGCCATCCCCGCTCAGCTACCCCTCAGGCGGCGGCACCAACGCCCCCCAGACGGCGGCGCCGTCGCCCCTCCAGCTGGGCTATTACAACCCCTTTTACTTCCTGAGCGCCGCGGCCGCGGGACCTGACCCAGGAGCGACTCCAGGCATCTCCACCCCTGCTCCAGTCACGGGCCTGGGACCCCGGGCTCCTCACGTGCAGGGATCCGTCCGGGCAACCCCAGTGACGAGGGTAGGATCCGCCGCCCCTTCGCGAACCCCAAGCGAGAACGGGCGCCAGGCAG gcAGAGAGTATGTTATTCCATCCTTGGTCCACAGATTTATGGCAGAGATGGTGGATTTCTTTATCCTCTTTTTTATCAAAGCAACCATTGTCTTAAGCATTATGCATCTCAGTGGAATAAA GGATATCTCTAAGTTTGCTATGCATTATATAATAGAAGAAATAGATGAAGATACATCAATGGAAGACTTGCAAAAAATGATGGTTGTGGCTCTTATATACAGATTATTAGTTTGTTTCTATGAG ATAATTTGCATTTGGGGAGCAGGCGGAGCTACCCCAGGGAAGTTCCTGCTGGGGCTTCGAGTTGTGACGTGTGATACATCAGTGCTTATTGCACCAAGTCGGGTTTTAGTAATTCCTTCCTCAAATGTTAGCATCACAAC atccaCTATCCGAGCTTTGATCAAGAATTTTTCTATTGCttcttttttccctgctttcatCACACTGCTGTTTTTTCAGCATAATCGAACAGCCTATGACATTGTAGCAGGAACCATTGTGGTAAAAAGAAATGGGGTCAGATGA